The following proteins come from a genomic window of Winogradskyella sp. PC-19:
- a CDS encoding carboxypeptidase-like regulatory domain-containing protein codes for MKTMHTKQSNIFGKSLFILSFLFLTAILCNPIQAQSKSVTVKGVINSEIGALDGVSIYLKNSKTGTVSKTDGSFTFPSQLKVGDVLIFSYLGYEKQSLTVKETSTYVEIFMKEAPIDVLSAVNTNKRFKSKRPKKS; via the coding sequence ATGAAAACAATGCACACAAAACAGAGTAACATCTTTGGTAAGTCCTTATTTATTTTAAGTTTTTTATTTCTAACAGCTATTTTATGTAACCCAATACAAGCACAGAGTAAATCTGTAACAGTAAAAGGTGTCATTAATAGCGAAATTGGCGCTTTAGATGGTGTAAGCATCTACCTTAAAAACTCCAAAACTGGTACCGTATCAAAAACAGATGGCAGCTTTACATTTCCGTCACAATTAAAGGTAGGAGATGTCTTAATCTTTAGCTATTTGGGTTATGAAAAACAATCTCTAACGGTAAAAGAAACCTCTACCTATGTCGAAATCTTTATGAAAGAAGCGCCAATAGATGTATTAAGTGCTGTTAACACCAACAAAAGATTTAAGAGTAAACGTCCAAAAAAGAGCTAG
- a CDS encoding tyrosine-type recombinase/integrase — MKLFIVFEPTTQINNLQLTRPKKDKILPKVLSQNEVISLLQHTENLKHRAITALLYSCGLRVSELINLKLKNININRKQILVSQSKGRRDRYVNLAESFIPLLLNYLNTYKPVNYFAEGKNNTKYSAESIRNFLRRNSLKAQTSIKVTPHVLRHSYATHMLENGVDIRYIQVLLGHSRPETTMIYTHVTKKDLMQITNPLDIAVKKLTDKTNNNIGLSRKINR, encoded by the coding sequence GTGAAATTATTTATTGTTTTTGAACCTACAACTCAGATTAATAATTTACAACTAACACGTCCAAAAAAAGATAAAATACTACCCAAAGTTTTGTCTCAAAATGAAGTTATATCACTTTTACAGCACACAGAAAATTTAAAACATAGAGCAATAACAGCGTTACTTTACTCCTGTGGACTCAGAGTTAGTGAACTAATTAATCTAAAACTAAAGAACATTAATATAAATAGAAAACAGATTTTGGTTTCGCAAAGTAAAGGCCGTAGAGACCGCTATGTAAATTTGGCCGAAAGCTTTATACCACTTCTATTAAATTACCTTAATACGTATAAACCAGTAAATTATTTTGCTGAAGGTAAGAATAACACGAAATATAGTGCAGAAAGTATTAGAAACTTCTTAAGACGAAATAGTTTAAAAGCACAAACATCAATTAAAGTTACACCTCATGTATTAAGACATAGTTATGCTACACATATGTTAGAAAATGGTGTAGACATTAGATATATACAAGTCTTATTAGGACATTCTAGGCCAGAAACTACTATGATTTATACACATGTTACAAAAAAAGATTTAATGCAAATAACAAATCCACTGGATATCGCAGTAAAAAAACTTACGGATAAAACAAACAACAATATAGGTTTATCCCGTAAAATAAACAGATAA
- a CDS encoding mannosyltransferase: MLLNPSLFKFHKAPLLCILVSLILYASFAYDLARTEAAKLVLLYTALFICAYFLKKSAGFNFSLLVIASILMRLVFLPAIPNLSQDFYRFIWDGRMLFEGFNPYLYTPDSFIQNSEFPVEQAKELYNGMGTLNASHFTNYPPINQFCFYIAALFSGKSITGAIVSLRVLIIAADIGTLYFGKKLLEALKLPSSRIWWYMLNPFIIIELTGNLHFEGVMIFFLVWSLYLLQTNRWKLAAVIFACSISVKLIPLMFLPIFFGWFWKRKKDASASLRMTNLVLFYVIVIGSTMALFLPFFSMKFIDNYAQTVGLWFNNFEFNASIYYLAREIGYAITGYNEIKTIGKILPVVALLIILYFSFFRKNITIPKLTSSILIAFTYYLFLSTTVHPWYLATLVILCLFTNYRFPLIWSVAIILSYLAYISIGNADKSENLWIIALEYTIVFSAFIWEVLLRRKIRI; this comes from the coding sequence ATGCTATTAAACCCAAGCTTATTTAAATTTCATAAAGCGCCACTACTATGTATTTTGGTGAGTCTAATTTTGTATGCAAGTTTTGCTTATGATTTAGCTAGGACTGAAGCCGCAAAACTAGTTCTGCTTTATACTGCACTATTTATTTGCGCTTATTTTTTAAAGAAATCTGCAGGTTTCAATTTTAGCTTACTAGTTATTGCCTCAATTCTTATGAGACTAGTTTTTTTACCTGCAATCCCAAATCTATCTCAAGATTTTTATCGTTTTATTTGGGATGGACGCATGCTTTTTGAAGGTTTCAATCCTTATTTATATACACCAGATTCATTTATTCAGAATTCTGAATTTCCTGTTGAACAGGCAAAAGAATTGTATAACGGTATGGGTACTTTGAATGCATCACATTTTACCAATTATCCTCCGATTAATCAATTCTGCTTTTATATAGCTGCTTTATTTTCGGGTAAAAGTATTACAGGAGCAATCGTCTCTTTAAGAGTATTAATCATAGCTGCCGATATAGGAACGCTATACTTCGGAAAGAAGCTCTTAGAAGCCTTAAAATTACCTTCGAGTCGTATTTGGTGGTATATGCTAAATCCATTTATAATTATTGAGCTTACAGGTAATCTTCATTTTGAAGGTGTTATGATTTTCTTCCTTGTATGGAGTCTATATTTGCTCCAAACTAATAGGTGGAAATTAGCAGCAGTCATTTTTGCTTGTTCGATTTCTGTCAAGTTAATTCCGTTAATGTTTTTACCAATTTTCTTTGGTTGGTTCTGGAAAAGGAAAAAAGATGCTTCGGCTTCGCTCAGAATGACAAATCTAGTTCTATTTTACGTCATAGTGATTGGTTCAACCATGGCATTATTTCTTCCTTTCTTCTCCATGAAATTTATTGATAATTATGCCCAAACTGTAGGACTTTGGTTTAATAATTTTGAGTTTAACGCAAGTATATATTACCTAGCAAGAGAAATAGGTTATGCAATTACAGGTTACAATGAGATTAAAACTATTGGTAAAATTCTTCCTGTTGTGGCGTTACTAATTATCCTTTATTTTTCATTCTTCAGAAAAAATATCACAATACCCAAATTAACAAGCTCTATTCTCATAGCTTTTACTTATTATTTGTTTTTGAGCACTACTGTCCACCCATGGTATTTGGCGACTTTAGTTATATTATGTTTATTTACAAATTATAGATTTCCACTAATATGGAGCGTTGCTATTATACTCAGTTATTTAGCATATATAAGTATTGGTAATGCCGATAAGTCTGAAAATTTATGGATTATAGCTCTGGAATATACCATAGTATTTTCAGCCTTTATTTGGGAAGTATTACTAAGGCGTAAGATTAGAATTTAA
- a CDS encoding glycosyltransferase family 2 protein, whose translation MTHIKVIIPAYNEAESIPHVIKDIPNYVNEVIVVSNNSTDDTEINAKKAGATVLVENRKGYGFACLRGMDYVSQQTIRPDIIVFLDGDYSDYPEELTKIVKPIIGEDIDFVIGARDKNLRETGSMTGPQIFGNWLATTLMKIMFRSTFTDLGPFRAIKYDKLLALEMEDKTYGWTVEMQLKVLKKKYSYREIPVNYRNRIGVSKVSGTVKGAIFAGVKILTWIFKYSFK comes from the coding sequence ATGACCCATATAAAAGTCATCATTCCTGCATATAACGAAGCAGAATCTATTCCGCATGTTATAAAAGATATACCCAATTACGTTAATGAAGTTATTGTCGTTAGTAATAATTCTACTGACGATACAGAAATAAATGCCAAAAAAGCGGGTGCTACGGTACTAGTAGAAAATCGAAAAGGATATGGTTTTGCTTGTCTAAGAGGTATGGATTATGTTTCTCAGCAAACTATTAGGCCAGATATAATCGTTTTTTTAGATGGTGATTACAGTGATTATCCCGAAGAATTAACCAAAATTGTTAAGCCTATAATTGGAGAAGATATAGATTTTGTTATTGGCGCTAGGGATAAAAATTTACGTGAAACTGGTAGTATGACTGGTCCTCAAATTTTTGGCAATTGGCTAGCTACAACTTTAATGAAGATTATGTTTAGGTCAACATTTACAGACCTTGGTCCATTTAGAGCTATAAAATACGATAAACTTTTGGCCTTAGAAATGGAAGACAAAACTTATGGTTGGACTGTTGAGATGCAACTCAAAGTTTTAAAGAAAAAATATAGCTACAGAGAAATCCCAGTAAACTACCGAAACAGAATAGGCGTCTCAAAAGTTTCAGGAACGGTAAAAGGTGCTATATTTGCAGGCGTAAAAATCCTGACATGGATTTTTAAATACAGTTTTAAATAA
- a CDS encoding transglutaminase domain-containing protein, with protein sequence MKYLYFFCGLFLVCVLKSQAQSWDFDHINFKKADSLAKVNKGASLDNLQELTYNLTNGLETDVERFRAIYLWVCTNVKNDYNLYAKNKRKRKRYQEDSLKLEAWNEKFKKRIFKTLLKRKRTICTGYAYMVKTLSNLANIDCNIINGFGKTSSGNPEDLRYPNHSWNAVKLNNKWYLCDPTWASGVQDLNNGRFKFEYNDGLFLATPKLFAINHFPLEQQWFLLDGPLPTFTSFFEAPIVYNEAYKILAEHKLPNKLYNEVPRNYTLNLEYTLKPNIEPKTVTLTFDDGINTKTIKADTLEFKNRKLSLSYVLKKYGFYDIHLSINEQLVASYVYKVKRFL encoded by the coding sequence ATGAAATATCTTTATTTTTTTTGTGGGTTATTTTTAGTTTGTGTCTTAAAGAGTCAAGCACAATCTTGGGATTTTGACCACATAAATTTTAAAAAAGCCGATAGCCTTGCTAAGGTAAATAAAGGTGCATCTTTAGATAATTTACAAGAGTTAACATACAATCTTACCAATGGCCTTGAAACCGATGTAGAGCGTTTTAGGGCTATTTATTTATGGGTGTGTACTAATGTAAAAAACGACTATAATCTTTATGCAAAAAACAAACGCAAACGTAAACGCTACCAAGAAGATAGTTTAAAGTTAGAGGCTTGGAATGAGAAATTTAAAAAACGAATCTTTAAGACTTTACTCAAAAGAAAGCGCACCATTTGCACCGGTTATGCCTACATGGTTAAAACGCTAAGCAACTTAGCCAATATCGATTGTAATATCATAAACGGATTTGGCAAAACAAGCTCAGGAAATCCTGAAGATTTACGCTACCCTAACCATAGCTGGAACGCCGTAAAACTAAACAATAAATGGTACCTCTGTGACCCAACTTGGGCCAGTGGCGTACAAGATTTAAATAATGGCAGGTTTAAATTTGAATATAATGACGGTTTATTTTTAGCCACACCAAAACTCTTTGCGATTAACCATTTTCCATTAGAGCAACAATGGTTTTTACTTGACGGGCCATTACCAACATTCACCAGTTTTTTTGAGGCGCCAATTGTGTATAACGAAGCTTACAAAATATTAGCCGAACATAAGCTTCCTAATAAACTATATAATGAGGTGCCTCGCAACTACACTCTAAATTTAGAATATACGCTAAAGCCAAATATTGAGCCAAAAACAGTAACATTGACCTTCGATGATGGTATAAATACAAAAACAATCAAAGCAGACACTCTAGAGTTTAAGAACCGAAAACTCTCGCTTTCTTATGTATTAAAAAAATATGGGTTTTATGATATCCATCTAAGTATCAACGAACAACTTGTAGCTAGTTACGTATATAAGGTAAAACGGTTTTTGTAA
- a CDS encoding toxin-antitoxin system YwqK family antitoxin — translation MRLVVFLSLICSFAFAQKSYQKNYFEDGTIASAGWIENGKKTKYWRTYYSNGKLKAEGHYSNGQKTKFWKLYRLDGSLESEGHFQNNEKTKWWIFYNSKGLVIHKCQLKASKKNGYCLMYKNEKLASAVKYSLGKKIKEWTDFRSFKKENRLRDLQ, via the coding sequence ATGCGTTTAGTAGTTTTTCTTAGTCTTATTTGTAGCTTTGCATTTGCACAAAAAAGCTATCAAAAAAATTATTTTGAAGATGGTACCATTGCATCTGCTGGTTGGATAGAAAATGGTAAAAAAACCAAATACTGGCGTACATATTATTCTAATGGAAAATTAAAAGCTGAAGGGCATTATAGTAATGGACAAAAAACAAAATTTTGGAAACTATATAGATTGGATGGCAGCCTAGAAAGTGAAGGACATTTTCAGAATAATGAAAAAACTAAATGGTGGATTTTTTATAATAGCAAAGGATTAGTTATTCATAAATGTCAATTAAAGGCTAGTAAAAAAAACGGCTATTGTCTAATGTACAAAAATGAAAAACTCGCTTCAGCTGTAAAATATTCTTTGGGCAAAAAAATAAAAGAATGGACAGATTTTAGGTCATTCAAAAAAGAAAATAGACTAAGAGATTTACAATGA
- a CDS encoding cellulose synthase family protein — protein MLLEYIIIVIYTIAIMLIFMYALAQLNLLSNYLSSKKKKDTCEKFDLSNSDEIPYVTIQLPVFNEMYVMDRLLENIALIEYPREKLEIQVLDDSTDETVESTRKHIEKLAQTGLDIIHITRTDRQGFKAGALKEGLEIAKGEFIAIFDADFLPQPNWLKRTIPYFKNEKIGVVQTRWGHINRNYSLLTKIQAFALDAHFTLEQVGRNSKGHFINFNGTAGVWRKDCIIDAGNWEGDTLTEDLDLSYRAQLKNWEFKYLEDVETPAELPVVISAARSQQFRWNKGGAENFRKMLWRVVKSKNISAKTKIHGLLHLLNSTMFLSIFTVAILSIPMLYIKNEYAHLRNYFYIMSFFVTSTIIFFVCYWFMYKSIYGSGFKKFFSYIGMFFTFFSIAMGFSLHNTIAVLEGHVGKRSEFVRTPKFNISTLKDSWKDNKYLRKKVSPHVIIEGGLMLYFGFGMYSAFIVGDQGGDFGLFPFHLMLFIGFGYVFFKSLGSKA, from the coding sequence ATGCTCTTAGAATACATCATAATAGTCATTTACACGATTGCCATCATGCTAATTTTCATGTATGCTTTGGCACAACTAAACTTGTTATCTAATTACCTTTCTTCTAAGAAGAAAAAAGATACTTGTGAAAAATTTGACTTATCAAATTCTGATGAAATCCCTTATGTAACCATACAACTTCCTGTTTTTAACGAGATGTACGTTATGGACAGACTTTTAGAAAATATCGCTCTAATAGAATATCCAAGAGAGAAATTAGAAATTCAAGTTCTTGATGATTCTACTGACGAAACTGTTGAAAGTACGCGCAAGCATATTGAAAAACTAGCCCAAACTGGCCTAGATATTATTCATATTACACGTACAGATAGACAAGGTTTTAAAGCTGGTGCTCTTAAGGAAGGTTTAGAAATTGCAAAAGGTGAATTTATTGCCATTTTTGATGCTGATTTCTTGCCACAACCAAACTGGTTAAAACGAACAATCCCTTACTTCAAAAATGAAAAAATCGGTGTCGTACAAACACGTTGGGGACACATTAATCGTAATTACTCTTTACTAACAAAAATTCAAGCATTTGCTTTAGATGCGCACTTTACTTTAGAGCAAGTAGGACGAAATAGCAAAGGCCATTTTATCAATTTTAATGGTACTGCTGGTGTTTGGCGAAAAGACTGCATTATCGATGCTGGTAACTGGGAAGGCGACACATTAACCGAAGATTTAGATTTAAGCTATCGTGCACAATTAAAAAATTGGGAATTTAAATATCTAGAAGATGTCGAAACTCCTGCAGAACTGCCAGTAGTAATAAGCGCAGCACGCTCACAACAATTTAGATGGAATAAAGGTGGTGCTGAGAACTTTAGAAAAATGCTTTGGCGTGTTGTAAAATCAAAAAATATTTCTGCTAAAACTAAGATACATGGTCTGCTTCATTTATTGAATAGCACCATGTTTTTAAGCATATTTACAGTTGCCATTCTTAGTATACCAATGTTGTATATTAAAAACGAATATGCACACCTTCGTAACTACTTTTACATCATGAGTTTCTTTGTAACTAGTACAATCATCTTTTTTGTGTGTTACTGGTTTATGTACAAAAGTATCTATGGTAGTGGCTTCAAAAAATTCTTTAGCTATATTGGGATGTTTTTTACATTCTTCTCGATAGCCATGGGATTTTCATTGCATAACACAATAGCCGTTTTAGAAGGACATGTAGGCAAACGTAGTGAGTTTGTAAGAACACCTAAATTCAACATAAGTACTTTAAAAGATTCTTGGAAAGACAACAAATACCTACGCAAAAAGGTATCGCCACATGTTATTATCGAAGGTGGGTTAATGCTATATTTTGGTTTTGGTATGTACAGTGCATTTATTGTTGGTGACCAAGGTGGTGACTTTGGATTGTTCCCTTTTCACTTAATGCTTTTTATTGGTTTTGGTTATGTGTTTTTTAAGTCTTTAGGTTCTAAGGCATAA
- a CDS encoding 4Fe-4S binding protein, giving the protein MSNKINHSMSLAKPDALDITTKQKIALATGIVGLFIFVLALLNTNFPNKGIFLTSALLLIAGGIIVYSREAYLTKLEGIKNDGQWFKSISSRGVWGWVLGLVLTGFYIVLYFYPKYLGLDQGVDGGNTGLISLFDPLSQLLSGRDASQWFVYGTLYTLAILAFGYKFILKYRHNKYQQLRTFSVMFFQLGFAFLIPEFMYVMNNDLPYYDLKSVWPLNYYIFDEWSVNGFLSNGNIGLALILFGIISIFIITPILTYKFGKRWYCSWVCGCGGLAETAGDSFRHLSSKKMSAWKIERWLIHLVLVFSVVMTTAMIYTYLGYDKNDFWLTRGVFISLVIGFLTLIFAGVMYFKRQELGKDAKFGAIGFFSVIALLLIMHFTGTTDHVFYIKGGALRSAYGIYIGSIFSGVIGTGFYPILGSRSWCRFGCPMAAILGFQQRLFSKFRITTNGGQCISCGNCSNSCEMGIDVRHYAQKGENIVRSSCVGCGICSAVCPRGVLKLENDSMKGRINPTEVLLGNDVDLMELVNQK; this is encoded by the coding sequence ATGAGTAACAAAATAAATCATAGCATGTCCTTAGCAAAACCAGATGCTTTAGACATCACAACAAAACAGAAAATAGCATTAGCAACAGGAATTGTAGGCCTTTTTATTTTTGTTTTAGCATTATTAAACACAAACTTTCCAAATAAAGGGATATTCTTAACATCTGCATTATTACTAATTGCTGGTGGAATTATTGTGTATTCTCGTGAAGCATACCTAACTAAATTAGAAGGTATTAAAAATGACGGACAATGGTTCAAATCTATTTCGTCTAGAGGTGTTTGGGGATGGGTTTTAGGTTTAGTCTTAACAGGCTTTTATATAGTGCTTTACTTTTACCCTAAATATCTAGGCTTAGATCAAGGTGTTGATGGTGGTAACACAGGGTTAATCTCACTCTTTGATCCGCTAAGTCAATTATTATCTGGCAGAGATGCCAGCCAATGGTTTGTCTACGGTACACTTTACACATTAGCTATTTTAGCTTTTGGCTATAAGTTTATCCTTAAATACAGACACAATAAATACCAACAATTACGTACTTTTTCTGTAATGTTTTTTCAATTAGGCTTTGCCTTTTTGATTCCGGAATTTATGTATGTCATGAATAATGATTTACCATATTATGACCTAAAAAGTGTATGGCCACTTAACTATTATATTTTTGATGAATGGTCTGTAAACGGCTTTCTTTCAAATGGAAATATAGGTTTGGCATTAATACTATTTGGTATCATTTCAATATTCATAATTACACCAATATTAACCTATAAATTCGGAAAACGATGGTATTGCTCTTGGGTTTGTGGTTGTGGTGGTTTAGCAGAAACTGCAGGTGATTCTTTTAGACATTTATCCTCAAAAAAAATGTCTGCATGGAAAATAGAACGTTGGTTGATTCATTTGGTACTCGTTTTCTCGGTTGTTATGACAACTGCTATGATATATACTTATTTAGGGTATGATAAAAATGATTTTTGGTTAACACGTGGTGTATTTATTTCACTAGTCATAGGATTCTTGACTCTGATATTTGCAGGTGTCATGTATTTTAAGAGACAAGAATTAGGTAAAGACGCAAAATTTGGCGCCATAGGTTTCTTTTCGGTAATAGCACTATTACTAATCATGCATTTTACTGGGACTACAGATCATGTTTTTTATATAAAAGGTGGTGCTTTACGTTCAGCTTATGGTATTTACATTGGCTCTATATTTTCTGGTGTTATAGGAACTGGATTCTATCCTATTTTAGGAAGTCGTTCTTGGTGTCGTTTCGGGTGTCCTATGGCAGCCATATTAGGATTTCAACAACGTTTATTTTCAAAATTTAGAATTACAACTAATGGTGGCCAATGTATTTCTTGTGGTAACTGCTCTAACAGTTGCGAAATGGGAATCGATGTACGTCATTATGCTCAAAAAGGAGAAAATATTGTACGCTCTAGCTGTGTAGGTTGTGGCATTTGTTCTGCAGTTTGTCCTAGAGGTGTGTTAAAGTTAGAGAATGATAGTATGAAAGGACGTATTAATCCGACAGAAGTTTTATTAGGTAATGATGTTGACTTAATGGAACTTGTAAATCAAAAATAA